One window of the Cryptomeria japonica chromosome 7, Sugi_1.0, whole genome shotgun sequence genome contains the following:
- the LOC131043801 gene encoding phospholipid-transporting ATPase 1, whose amino-acid sequence MISDNPFLISSPPHTNSSSGSYDCVFPNVNATSRLSSQIRSSSYIGSGPHEMQYLKDNDNSSIGWDSYSNSSPNNKFQLPGSEFFPFRSKGETEEQGVAFSADNMYPPNTSVVNSLETHNCVSTFEISNTLDSPLAQKAENMRRQADSSKGQGLRVLELEHSATDGENQNDRLIYINDPKLTNDKYEFTGNEIRTSKYTVITFLPKNLFVQFHRLAYIYFLVIAALNQLPQLAVFGRTVSLFPLLFVLCVTAIKDGYEDWRRHRSDKKENNREVQVLQGLLYSSKKWKNVRVGEVLKIHANETIPCDIVLLETSDPSGIAYVQTINLDGESNLKTRYARQETAVKRPEREPPSGLIRCEQPNRNIYGFIANMKIDDQTIPLGPSNIVLRGCQLKNTAWIVGVVVYAGQETKAMLNSSGAPSKRSRLEGHMNRETIWLSVFLFIMCAVVAFGMLMWLVKHKEELDTSPFYRKIIFTYENRGGEKYNYYGVGMEVLISFLSSVIVFQIMIPISLYISMELVRLGQSYFMIGDQEMYDSNSNSRFQCRSLNINEDLGQIRYIFSDKTGTLTENKMEFYNASICGVNYCNAKSTVECLVQETSSKNEERENIAEILDGQVLKPKMKVKVDVELVQLLSKSLSLHERKVAHEYFLTLAACNTVVPTIIEMPSPGNHERNAANLSYEDSRSIDYQGESPDEQALVAAAAAYGYTLIERTSGYIVINVLGERQRLDVLGLHEFDSVRKRMSVIVRCPDNTVKVLVKGADSSILNIIAKTSSGSEAAPLNDLIRNTESHLTEYSSQGLRTLVVAAKNLNEEELKRWQCCYEEASTSLTERAGMLRGAASLIECNLNLLGATGIEDKLQDGVPDAIESLRQAGIKVWVLTGDKQETAISIALSCKLLNGSMQQIIIKGTSTEACRHLLAEAKTTYGITRNEKQKNLSKRQKSVDIDEGEGIHGRRVPGMEEGHSPLALVIDGTSLVYILESDLEQELFDLATSCKVVLCCRVAPLQKAGIVDLIKSRTNDMTLAIGDGANDVSMIQMADVGVGISGQEGRQAVMASDFAMGQFKFLKRLLLVHGHWNYQRVGYLVLYNFYRNAVFVLMLFWYILYTAYSTTSSLTDWSSVFYSVIYTSLPTIVAGVLDKDLDQKTLLRYPKLYGAGHRQESYNPKLFWLTMTDTLWQSLVLFYVPLLSYKQSTIDIWSIGSLWTISVVVLVNVHLAMDIQCWAFFTHAATWGSIVVTYACLVILDSIPVFPNYWTIFRLAMSVPYWLNILLITCLALLPRFVVKAMTQRFWPSDIQIAREAEILKRDSDN is encoded by the exons ATGATTTCAGACAATCCTTTTCTGATCTCTTCTCCACCCCACACTAATTCTAGTAGCGGTAGCTATGATTGTGTTTTCCCCAATGTTAATGCTACCTCCCGCTTGTCCTCTCAGATCCGATCTTCAAGTTACATTGGGAGTGGGCCACACGAGATGCAATATTTGAAGGATAACGATAACAGCAGCATTGGATGGGATTCGTACTCCAATTCAAGCCCTAACAATAAATTTCAGCTCCCTGGCTCTGAATTCTTCCCTTTCCGCTCGAAGGGTGAAACTGAAGAGCAGGGCGTGGCTTTTTCAGCTGACAACATGTATCCGCCAAATACCTCTGTAGTTAATTCCTTAGAGACTCATAATTGTGTATCCACGTTTGAGATTTCTAACACGCTAGACAGTCCTTTGGCTCAGAAAGCGGAGAATATGAGGCGGCAAGCAGATTCTTCAAAAGGGCAAGGTTTGAGAGTTTTGGAGCTAGAGCATTCTGCAACAGATGGTGAAAATCAAAATGATAGGCTCATATATATCAATGACCCCAAACTGACAAATGACAAATATGAGTTTACTGGAAATGAGATTCGGACTAGCAAATACACTGTCATCACTTTCCTACCGAAGAATTTGTTTGTTCAGTTTCATCGACTTGCTTACATTTATTTCCTGGTGATAGCTGCCTTGAATCAGCTTCCTCAGCTTGCAGTCTTTGGGAGAACTGTATCACTTTTCCCCTTGCTGTTTGTTTTGTGTGTGACAGCAATCAAGGATGGGTATGAGGACTGGCGCCGACATCGttctgataagaaagagaataatAGGGAGGTACAAGTGTTACAGGGTCTCCTTTATAGCTCAAAGAAATGGAAGAATGTAAGAGTAGGTGAAGTTCTGAAGATACATGCAAATGAAACAATCCCATGTGATATTGTTTTGTTAGAGACGAGTGATCCTAGTGGAATTGCATATGTTCAGACAATTAATCTTGATGGAGAATCAAATCTGAAAACAAGATATGCCAGACAGGAAACTGCAGTTAAGAGGCCTGAGAGGGAACCCCCTTCAGGACTTATTCGTTGTGAACAACCAAATAGAAACATATATGGTTTCATTGCAAACATGAAAATTGATGACCAAACGATTCCCCTTGGGCCATCAAACATTGTGCTTCGAGGTTGCCAGCTGAAAAATACGGCATGGATAGTTGGTGTGGTTGTTTATGCTGGTCAAGAGACCAAAGCAATGCTGAATAGCTCAGGAGCACCTTCAAAACGAAGCAGATTGGAAGGGCACATGAACAGAGAGACGATATGGCTATCCGTCTTTCTATTTATTATGTGTGCTGTGGTGGCATTTGGAATGCTTATGTGGCTTGTCAAGCACAAGGAGGAACTTGATACTTCTCCGTTCTATAGGAAGATAATTTTTACATATGAAAACAGGGGTGGAGAAAAATACAATTATTATGGTGTTGGAATGGAGGTTTTAATTTCATTTCTGAGTTCTGTCATAGTTTTCCAGATAATGATACCGATATCTCTGTATATATCAATGGAGTTAGTCCGTTTGGGGCAGTCATATTTCATGATTGGGGATCAGGAGATGTATGATAGCAATTCAAATTCAAGGTTCCAATGTCGTTCATTGAACATAAATGAAGATTTAGGTCAGATCAGGTATATATTCTCTGACAAGACAGGTACCCTGACAGAGAATAAGATGGAGTTTTATAATGCAAGTATATGTGGGGTGAATTACTGCAATGCAAAATCTACTGTTGAATGTTTGGTGCAAGAAACTTCTAGCAAGAATGAAGAGCGGgaaaatattgcag AAATACTGGATGGGCAGGTTTTGAAACCAAAGATGAAGGTCAAGGTGGATGTGGAGCTTGTTCAGTTACTCAGTAAAAGCTTATCATTGCATGAGAGAAAAGTTGCACACGAATACTTCCTTACTCTGGCAGCTTGTAATACAGTAGTCCCTACTATAATAGAAATGCCATCTCCTGGAAACCATGAACGTAATGCTGCAAATTtatcatatgaagattcaagatcaATTGATTATCAGGGAGAGTCTCCAGATGAACAGGCTCTGGTTGCAGCAGCTGCTGCTTATGGATATACTCTCATTGAGAGAACATCAGGGTATATTGTGATCAATGTATTGGGTGAAAGGCAAAG GCTGGATGTATTGGGGTTACATGAGTTTGACAGTGTACGCAAAAGGATGTCAGTAATAGTGCGATGTCCAGACAATACTGTAAAAGTTCTTGTAAAAGGGGCAGATAGTTCAATACTTAATATTATAGCCAAAACATCTAGTGGCAGTGAAGCAGCACCCTTGAATGATTTAATTCGTAATACAGAAAGCCATTTGACTGAATATTCATCACAAGGTTTGCGAACTCTTGTTGTGGCAGCAAAAAATCTCAATGAGGAAGAACTTAAAAGATGGCAGTGTTGTTATGAAGAAGCCAGTACATCATTAACTGAAAGGGCAGGCATGCTTCGGGGAGCTGCAAGTCTCATTGAATGCAATCTTAACCTTCTTGGGGCCACAGGGATAGAAGATAAATTACAAGATGGTGTTCCAGATGCAATAGAATCTCTAAGGCAAGCTGGGATTAAGGTTTGGGTTCTGACTGGAGATAAGCAAGAAACTGCTATTTCCATCGCTCTTTCATGTAAGCTTCTCAATGGGAGTATGCAACAAATTATAATCAAAGGTACCTCCACAGAAGCTTGTCGACATCTCTTAGCAGAGGCAAAGACAACATATGGAATAACTAGAAATGAGAAGCAAAAAAACTTATCAAAGAGGCAAAAAAGTGTTGATATTGATGAGGGTGAGGGCATACATGGAAGGCGAGTGCCTG GTATGGAAGAGGGGCATTCACCGTTGGCACTAGTAATTGATGGCACGAGTCTGGTCTATATATTGGAAAGTGATTTGGAACAAGAG CTTTTTGATTTGGCCACATCATGTAAAGTAGTCCTTTGCTGTCGAGTTGCTCCTTTGCAAAAAGCTGGTATTGTTGACCTTATAAAGAGCAGAACAAATGACATGACACTAGCCATTGGCGATG gagcaAACGATGTTTCTATGATCCAGATGGCAGATGTTGGAGTAGGCATTAGTGGTCAAGAAGGACGACAAGCTGTGATGGCGTCTGACTTTGCAATGGGACAATTCAAATTTTTGAAGCGATTATTGCTTGTTCATGGTCACTGGAATTATCAACGTGTTGGCTATTTGGTTCTGTACAACTTCTACAGGAATGCTGTATTTGTATTGATGCTCTTCTG GTATATATTGTACACAGCCTATTCTACAACATCTTCCTTAACTGACTGGAGCAGTGTATTCTATTCTGTTATCTATACTTCCTTGCCAACAATCGTGGCAGGTGTATTAGACAAAGATTTGGATCAAAAAACTCTACTTCGCTATCCAAAACTTTATGGGGCTGGGCACAGACAGGAAAGTTATAACCCAAAGCTCTTCTGGCTCACAATGACTGATACATTGTGGCAAAGTCTTGTTCTTTTCTATGTACCACTTCTTTCATATAAACAAAGTACAATTGACATCTGGAGCATAGGTAGTCTGTGGACAATTAGCGTGGTTGTGCTAGTCAATGTTCATTTGGCGATGGACATTCAATGTTGGGCATTTTTTACTCATGCTGCAACATGGGGCTCAATTGTTGTTACATATGCTTGCCTTGTCATTTTGGATTCAATTCCTGTATTTCCTAACTACTG GACAATCTTCCGACTAGCCATGTCGGTGCCGTATTGGTTAAATATTCTTCTTATAACATGTTTAGCATTACTACCTCGCTTTGTAGTGAAAGCTATGACACAGAGGTTCTGGCCTTCAGATATTCAAATTGCCCGAGAAGCAGAAATACTGAAAAGGGATTCTGACAACTAG